TCTTCCCAAAAGTATGCAGAGAGCCACAAAAGCAGAAATGGCCAGCGCAATAACCACGGTCTTTACTTTCCTCCCTCTACGACTATGTGAATTATTGACTGCAAGAGGAACTAGGAAAGGTGGGTCAGAGTATGGATCAGGGCAAGAGTGCAAGTTTTTATTCCCTATATATGAATTGCAATCACTCGGGTGTTGAAGATATGGAATATGACCGGAAAGATTGTTGAAGGAAACATTTAGTTGAACAAGCTTCGAAAGAGCAGAAACAGATAAAGGTATTTCTCCAGAAAGGTTGTTGTGGTTTAGTAACAGAATTTCAAGACTTGTTGCATTTGTCAAAGTTGTTGGAATTGTTCCAATTAGAGCATTGTGAGATACATTCAAAACAACAAGCGACGTCAATCCACCAAATTGGTAAGGAATTTCCCCTGTCAGATTGTTTCCTCCTAAAAGCATCCATTTCATGTTTTTCAGGTTTCCCAACTCATTTGGCAGTGCTCCTGATAGTTTGTTACCACTCAAATCAAGACGCTGAAGCAACGCCAGCTCACCTATACTAGGTACAATTGATCCATCAATTTGATTATATGCCGCTTCAAAATCCGTCAACTGCAGGCAGTCAAGAAACAATGCTTGAGAAATTTCACCAGATAGTTGATTCGCACTCAGGTTAACTGACAATGTCTTCAGGTCATTACAGTTTAAAACTAGTCGGTGTGGAATAGTTCCGttgaatttattattattgagaGACAGCATGTAGGATACATTACGAGTAGGAATAAAAAGATCATCTCCAAGAAAAAACAACGGTAAAGACCCTGCGAAACTGTTCCAACTGAAATCATGGCTAATGACAATAGTCTCTTCGAAACCTGATCTGATGAAAGCATTCTGTTGAAATCTCAAAACAGGAATGTTAAAGTATGCATCATTCAGACCCTCCAATTCTAGAAAGTTAAGTTCTAGGGCAACGACACTTCTCAATTTACACCTTTCTTTCCTAAATCCCGGAAGCAAACCAGATATATTATTCCTGCTTACATTGAAATACGTCATACAAGGAACCCGAAGCTGATGCAGAGATAGGTATCCGACTAAATTGTTAGAACTCAAGTCCAAGAAAGTCAAATTCTTACACATCCCCAAATTCTCGGGCACAACACCAGTAACATAATTCTCAGCCAAATTGAGTATTCTAAGAGAGCATGAATCTGTCCATCCAGCAAGAGGCAATCGTCCACCGAGATTCGCTCTAGGCGCCCACAAAAGCCGCAAACTCGAAAGCAACAACAATTCATGAGGAATTTTCCCAACAAAAGCATTATATTCACCTCTAAACCTATCATCCACCAAACTCCCCTCACCATAACCGTCACGATCTTCAAACAAATCAGTAAGCACAAGCACAGACAATTTCAAACAATTAGCTAGCTGTTTAGGGATCCTTCCAGTGAGACTGTTTCTAGAAACATCTAAAACTCTAAGTTCAACAATATTCCCAATCTCATAAGGGATTTCACCTTCCAATATATTACCATCAACCAAAAGGGTCCTCAAGTTTCTACATTTCCCAATTTGTGGTGGAATCTCACCCCTCAAAAAATTATGAGACAGTTTCAAATACTTCAAAGAATCACAACTACTAGAATCATTCAAAGGAATGGAACCAGAAAATTGATTACTAGACAAATCAACAATTTTCACATTCCTAGTAAAAACCAACCCATTGGGAATAGAATCAGAAAAAGCATTACCAGAAAGATTAACAAGTTTAAGCTTTTCAAAACAACTCATCTTAAAAAAAGGAACTTTCCctgaaaagttgtttccttgaacCTCAAGAACCTCAAGTTCCCGGAGATTAAGTAAACTCACCGGAATCTCACCGGAAAACATGTTTCCCGGAATAGACAAAACTCGAAGCTGAGACAAATCTCCAATAGAAGCTGCCAATTCACCGCCGCGAAGACCGGTAACATTAAGTGACGTCACTCTGCCATCTCCACCGCCGCAAGTGACGCCGTGCCAGTTACAGAATGTAGAAGATGAAAAATGGGTCCAACCGGAGAGAAGATTTGAAGGGTCAGAAGAGACGAAGTGTTTGAAAGTGAGAAGAGACAATGCGTCGGTGGGAATGGAAGGATTGAAGGCATTTGTGTGATGGGTTGTGAAGAGAAgaaagtgaagaagaagaagaagatgaaaaaagaGAGACATTTGTGAAAAagagagaatgaagatgaaaaatgagTTGGGTTTTCTTTCAAAGATGGAAGGTTTTATTGTTAACCATGTTCTCCGGCGTGATTGCCGGAAAATTGGGGTCCGGTGAAGTTGAACGGTGGGTAAGTATGTGTGTGAGTGACAAGGCAACTGAAATTACGTTGAAAATGAGACTAATTAGTAATAACTCATTTCGAGCCAAACGGTAACATAACATATATTAAatcctctctttctctttttttttttcttttgttttctttcctaatctctctatctctcttaaATTTCACACTCTCTTCattcaaaataaagaaaaaaaataaagattcccGTAAGAAAGGAGGTAGACGATTCTTTTggatggaaaatgctaaacagtgccccggggcggggcactagttaaggatataaatatagaagttttatctcataaattgtgcattcaatgttttaatgatgtgaaaaattattctctctcatcatttactttatcatttgtttcctgttttagtatgtttagtttaactagtgccccaagggcactgtttagcatgaccccttttggatatatatgatgatgatatCATGATATGatgatttttctttacaattatatataatgCATGTTGTCCTGTAAGTCTAGTTTAGTTGTCtgggacattgcattatatatgcatgagACTGAAGTTCGAATTTCAGCCACCCTATTTATCCATATTTTAAGAGTAAAATTTCTAAcaactaaactacttgacaaaaaaaattggaccTAGGTCCtctacattataaaaaaataatgtgtgtatatatataatctgGTAAATTAACTTagatattatataaaaaagtattggttattagatcaaataaaattattgctTGTATATATAAAGAGCGATCGGTCGTCTACAAATTCCAGCTCAACCggtaaaaatgtcaaaattgctaGGTCGGACGTCATGATCAGAGTTCGAATCAtggtcactccactttgtgtgtgagatttcaatgactttgtcatttcatctatgcacaaaaaaaataataaaataaataaagagcgaTTGGTCTTAAAAATAAAGGATTTCATTTTtcctaaatattttattaaaataatgtttatatatatttttatttttgaagaacGTTTccgatcatatatatatatatatatatatatatatatatatatatatatatatatatatatatatatatatatatatatatatatatataggacaaaacttacatgcatttccatacatgcatttcttacttttccactcacaaagaggtggttatttgtgttttttcattttgaaaaaataaaagaatttttttttttaataaaaaaaactacttctttgtgagaggaaaagtaagaaatgcatgtaagttttgtccatatatatataaaaggaaaTGCATGTATGTAAGTTTTTAAAGCATCAGAAGAATGCTCTTTAAAGCTTCAAGAGGGGACTCCCAAATTTTTATCTTGGTATCATTCGCCGAACCCAACttagcaatatatatatatatatatatatatatatatatatatatatatatatatatatataacacatTGACAAAAACACACAGACTAaggaagtttattttttttattaaaaattataaaatgtgtctgtgtaattaatgcataacattggaATAAATTACTCcgtccggtcctttttataaggaacattttgaaaaaattacacaaacccATGAAGCACATCgtaaatagttattttcatttaatactcttataaatttaaatttattccatgtatactcttatgtaaatactattaattcaactaacttacttatttttaatattctccatcatactccctccggtccttattataaggaacaatttggaaaaaacacacataccaagaaaccttatctttcttaataaaaattctaaaattttacaatctattccaaaactaaccttggtgtattaatttatccttagggaagatatcactctaattaatgcataactttggaatggatacaatttaataagggtaaaaatggaattgtaagaataaatttaatgattgtttcttataaaaaggaccaaattttttttccaaattgttccttataaaaaggaccggagggagtaataaataagggcataagtgtacattttatacaatttaataagagTATAAAAGGAATTATCTATTTAatgaagaataaatttaaagagtatttcttataaaaagaccaaaatttttttttcaaagtgtttcttatatatatatggacttttttttaagcaatatttatgaaaattgtTATATAGCGTCTTTGGGACACTAATTAAGCAAcctaaataaagtaaaaatatattgaaacttgtgtaatCAACTTCTTAAAAATGTAGAAAATGctatttttaatgtaaaatttttcgatttttttcCCTTAACTAGTATCTAAGGGTattagttagcatgaccctctATGTATTTACGTTTTAGGGGTGGGTAGCTCAACCGATTTCCCTTAACTTGTTTTAGTGCACCAAACAAGATTATCATTTTATCATATTCTGTCGCCCTATCCTGCGCACAAAACGGACCCTAAGCAATTAAACTTggattgaataaaataaatggattgaatttggtgttaaataaatttttgacaCCTGGTGTTAGTGAATCCTAACTCatgtttaaatatttaatataatttaatttagagAAAAATGATCTTAGTGAACTTCGTAACACACCTTATCCAAACCTTTTACATAAATAACTAGACGAAAATGACAAATTTGTGTGTGCCACATAAATGACTCAATTGATTCAACATTGATGAAGAATCAGATAAAAATGAAGGCAATTGTGATCAATCTGCCACATAGCTTCAAGACCATGTCGACTATTATCACATTCTTGTGTTATACAACCAGGACTACCGTCAGGTTACTGCTATAATTGAACCTCTAAAACAACTCCTCCATGAGAACCATAACCAACCTTTCCTCCCTTGCCTCGAATTAAAGATTGAGATGAACAACGTTGACGACGCTAAAGTCGTTGACTGAATCTCCACTGAATTGAATCTAATCTGAAAATTTAAACCGAATAATTAAACATCGCATAAGACAATAAAGCAATATGTACAATGCCACACCTAGATGACGAACAACGCAATGTCGCACTTTAATACGacaaaatcacaaaagaaaaaactaaatatttataaaaataacttatttgaATAATTGAAAAAGGAGAAAACAATTTAGACAGATAATTTCAGGTCAAAAATTAGCCTTAAACAGTTAAACCACATCTCTTTAGTGGATGACGAAAAAAAAGAGAAACCACTAATTATTTAAgtaagaaaaacataaaattattatattattactattaacaaaaatattaaattctgaAACATACTatatgtaacgacccatttttcgtattcgtatattttattaaatgttattttatttattaattggcttttattattttagtgagcggcgaataattgtttagccgatcgtaagttattaggcgcgagaacctttgttttgggcttaaaggggcgtgagaggcatgggcctaagccatttgggcttggttcatgacatgagaagtagtataagtagcaagtcaaacatatgaatagtatcataaattcatttccttgagtttgagtgagtagaagcaagatagagcaagagctagggttttggctaagagaaagcttgagcaagagaaggcttggatcatcatctttgcttaaggtaagagattagaattcatgattcttgagtggtaaggagaggggagattgtctatgtctccgttcccgaactctcccactcaatttcttttagattttgattaagcttttgtatgtgaaattctggtacacagtagacaagtgttgtccacgatgtgccg
This genomic interval from Trifolium pratense cultivar HEN17-A07 linkage group LG6, ARS_RC_1.1, whole genome shotgun sequence contains the following:
- the LOC123888645 gene encoding LRR receptor-like serine/threonine-protein kinase RPK2, which codes for MSLFFHLLLLLHFLLFTTHHTNAFNPSIPTDALSLLTFKHFVSSDPSNLLSGWTHFSSSTFCNWHGVTCGGGDGRVTSLNVTGLRGGELAASIGDLSQLRVLSIPGNMFSGEIPVSLLNLRELEVLEVQGNNFSGKVPFFKMSCFEKLKLVNLSGNAFSDSIPNGLVFTRNVKIVDLSSNQFSGSIPLNDSSSCDSLKYLKLSHNFLRGEIPPQIGKCRNLRTLLVDGNILEGEIPYEIGNIVELRVLDVSRNSLTGRIPKQLANCLKLSVLVLTDLFEDRDGYGEGSLVDDRFRGEYNAFVGKIPHELLLLSSLRLLWAPRANLGGRLPLAGWTDSCSLRILNLAENYVTGVVPENLGMCKNLTFLDLSSNNLVGYLSLHQLRVPCMTYFNVSRNNISGLLPGFRKERCKLRSVVALELNFLELEGLNDAYFNIPVLRFQQNAFIRSGFEETIVISHDFSWNSFAGSLPLFFLGDDLFIPTRNVSYMLSLNNNKFNGTIPHRLVLNCNDLKTLSVNLSANQLSGEISQALFLDCLQLTDFEAAYNQIDGSIVPSIGELALLQRLDLSGNKLSGALPNELGNLKNMKWMLLGGNNLTGEIPYQFGGLTSLVVLNVSHNALIGTIPTTLTNATSLEILLLNHNNLSGEIPLSVSALSKLVQLNVSFNNLSGHIPYLQHPSDCNSYIGNKNLHSCPDPYSDPPFLVPLAVNNSHSRRGRKVKTVVIALAISAFVALCILLGRLLVICFRRSKITRVSSIRRQEVVTFQIVPIELSYDNIVTATGNFSIRYLIGTGGFGSTYKAELSPGFFVAIKRLSIGRFQGIQQFETEIRTLGRIRHKNLVTLIGYYVGKAEMLLIYNYLSGGNLEGFIRSGKNVKWPVIYKIAKDIAKALAYLHYDCVPRIIHRDIKPSNILLDGNLNAYLSDFGLARLLEVSETHATTDVAGTFGYVAPEYAITCRVCDKADVYSYGVVLLELISGKRSLDPSFSSYGNGFNIVPWAELLLTEGRCSELFSSTLWESGPKEKLMGLLKIALTCTVETRSIRPSIKIVLDKLKQLKS